In a genomic window of Amycolatopsis japonica:
- a CDS encoding gamma-glutamylcyclotransferase family protein, with protein sequence MVKLFTDADFPADPYPGARPGHSFVHFDGAGHSLDTAPEGWRERQAVLAYGSNACPSKITWLRENMGLEGPVVVCHARCTDLAAVWASGLRFRDGQRPATLAAAPGVVEEHAVWFATPEQLAVLDKCEGNGMRYNLVRLTAPAITLDDGTVLDDVVAYVGAADIRLPILVDGRHIRVADLEQRRAAALDGIPAETHGLDCTLVEAGTLIRRVSRD encoded by the coding sequence GTGGTGAAACTCTTCACCGACGCCGATTTCCCGGCCGATCCGTATCCGGGAGCGCGGCCGGGGCATTCGTTCGTCCACTTCGACGGTGCCGGGCACAGTCTCGACACCGCGCCGGAGGGCTGGCGCGAACGCCAGGCCGTGCTCGCGTACGGCTCCAACGCGTGCCCGTCCAAGATCACCTGGCTGCGGGAGAACATGGGCCTGGAAGGCCCGGTCGTCGTCTGTCACGCGCGCTGCACCGACCTCGCCGCGGTCTGGGCGTCCGGGCTGCGGTTCCGTGACGGGCAGCGTCCCGCGACACTGGCCGCCGCGCCGGGCGTCGTTGAGGAGCACGCCGTGTGGTTCGCGACGCCCGAACAGCTGGCCGTGCTCGACAAATGCGAGGGCAACGGCATGCGCTACAACCTGGTGCGGCTGACCGCCCCGGCCATCACGCTCGACGATGGAACCGTGCTCGACGACGTGGTGGCGTACGTCGGCGCCGCGGACATCCGCCTGCCGATCCTGGTGGACGGCAGGCATATCCGCGTCGCCGACCTCGAACAGCGCCGGGCCGCGGCGCTGGACGGGATCCCCGCCGAAACGCACGGTCTGGACTGCACGCTGGTCGAGGCCGGGACGCTGATCAGACGAGTTTCCCGGGATTGA
- a CDS encoding S-(hydroxymethyl)mycothiol dehydrogenase, with the protein MPYEVQGVVSRAKGEPVSLEPVTVPDPGPGEAVVSVKACGVCHTDLHYREGGINDEFPFLLGHEAAGFVEAVGEGVTDLEPGDYVILNWRAVCGTCRACRRGRPWYCFSTFNAAQPMTLADGTALSPALGVGAFLEKTLVHSGQCTKVDPAAEPAVAGLLGCGVMAGLGAALNTGAVSRGDSVAVIGCGGVGDAAIAGANLADAKTIVAVDTDDRKLAWAKDFGATHTLNSKGLSEDQVVEAIREFTDSFGADVVIDAVGRPETWRQAFYGRDLAGTVVLVGVPTPDMRLDLPLIDFFSRGGSLKSSWYGDCLPSRDFPMLIDLYLQGRLPLDKFVTERIALDGVEQAFGRMHAGDVLRSVVTW; encoded by the coding sequence ATGCCGTACGAGGTCCAGGGCGTCGTTTCCCGCGCCAAGGGTGAGCCGGTCTCGCTGGAGCCCGTGACGGTGCCCGATCCCGGGCCCGGCGAGGCCGTCGTCTCGGTCAAGGCGTGCGGCGTCTGCCATACCGACCTGCACTACCGCGAGGGCGGGATCAACGACGAGTTCCCGTTCCTGCTCGGCCACGAGGCCGCGGGGTTCGTGGAGGCCGTCGGCGAAGGCGTGACGGATCTCGAACCCGGCGATTACGTGATCCTGAACTGGCGCGCGGTCTGCGGCACCTGCCGCGCCTGCCGCCGGGGCAGGCCCTGGTACTGCTTCTCCACGTTCAACGCCGCCCAGCCGATGACGCTGGCCGACGGCACCGCCCTGTCGCCCGCGCTCGGCGTCGGGGCGTTCCTCGAAAAGACGCTCGTCCACAGTGGACAATGCACGAAGGTCGACCCTGCCGCCGAGCCCGCCGTCGCCGGACTGCTCGGCTGCGGGGTGATGGCAGGCCTCGGCGCCGCGTTGAACACCGGTGCGGTGAGCCGCGGCGATTCCGTCGCGGTCATCGGCTGCGGCGGTGTCGGCGACGCCGCGATCGCGGGGGCGAACCTGGCGGATGCGAAGACCATCGTCGCCGTCGACACCGACGACCGGAAACTCGCCTGGGCCAAGGACTTCGGCGCCACGCACACGCTGAACAGCAAGGGACTGAGCGAAGACCAGGTCGTCGAGGCGATCCGGGAGTTCACCGATTCGTTCGGCGCGGACGTCGTGATCGACGCGGTCGGCAGGCCCGAAACGTGGCGGCAGGCGTTCTACGGGCGCGATCTGGCGGGCACGGTGGTGCTCGTCGGCGTCCCGACCCCGGACATGCGGCTGGATCTGCCGCTGATCGACTTCTTCTCGCGCGGTGGCTCGCTCAAATCGTCGTGGTACGGCGATTGCCTGCCCTCACGCGATTTCCCGATGCTGATCGACCTCTACCTCCAGGGCAGGCTCCCGCTCGACAAGTTCGTCACCGAGCGGATCGCCCTCGACGGCGTCGAGCAGGCCTTCGGACGCATGCATGCCGGAGACGTCCTCCGCAGCGTGGTGACGTGGTGA
- a CDS encoding C39 family peptidase, which yields MRRRGLVTLLTIATMTAVTAQTAEAGPGRPDDESIDYHEWSGHAGFRDGRLEGLGLDHGALRIDRPIGTIEHTEPVLGTTKTYEYGQWTSRSHTQGFDASQLVASWNAKTPAKTWVKVEAKGRTASGAETSWYVMGRWASGDADIKRTSVDGQSDANAAVDVDTLVMKAGVALRSYQLRVSLYREAGSHATPSVTSVGAMTSLVPDRFEVQATKPGRATGIELKVPAYAQNLHKGQFPEYGGGGENWCSPTSTEMVAEYWGKRPKPEDMKWIPEGYVDPTVAYAARYTFDYAYDGTGNWPFNTAYAASLGLRGHITRLHSLNELEKYIARGIPVITSQSFKAEELDGAGYGTAGHIMVVVGFTKDGDVIANDPAASSNDRVRNVYKRHQFETIWQRTKRYNTNGGVSSGPGGVAYIITPGH from the coding sequence ATGCGCAGACGAGGGCTGGTCACGCTGCTGACGATCGCGACGATGACCGCGGTGACGGCACAGACGGCGGAAGCGGGTCCCGGCCGTCCGGACGACGAGTCGATCGACTACCACGAATGGTCCGGTCACGCCGGTTTCCGCGACGGCAGGCTCGAAGGGCTCGGCCTCGACCACGGCGCCCTGCGCATCGACCGCCCGATCGGCACGATCGAGCACACCGAACCCGTGCTCGGCACCACGAAGACCTACGAATACGGCCAATGGACGTCGCGGAGCCACACGCAGGGCTTCGACGCCTCGCAGCTGGTCGCTTCGTGGAACGCGAAGACGCCGGCCAAGACCTGGGTCAAGGTGGAGGCGAAGGGCCGCACCGCGTCGGGCGCCGAGACCTCCTGGTACGTCATGGGCCGCTGGGCCAGCGGGGACGCCGACATCAAACGCACCAGCGTCGACGGGCAGAGCGACGCCAACGCCGCGGTCGACGTCGACACGCTGGTCATGAAGGCGGGCGTCGCGCTTCGCTCGTACCAGCTGCGGGTCAGCCTGTACCGCGAGGCCGGCTCCCACGCCACGCCGTCGGTGACGTCGGTCGGCGCGATGACGTCGCTGGTCCCGGACCGCTTCGAGGTCCAGGCGACCAAGCCGGGCCGCGCCACCGGGATCGAACTCAAGGTGCCCGCCTACGCGCAGAACCTCCACAAAGGACAGTTCCCGGAGTACGGCGGTGGCGGCGAGAACTGGTGCAGCCCGACGTCCACCGAAATGGTCGCCGAGTACTGGGGCAAACGGCCCAAGCCCGAAGACATGAAGTGGATCCCGGAGGGTTACGTCGATCCGACCGTCGCGTACGCCGCCCGCTACACGTTCGACTACGCCTACGACGGAACCGGCAACTGGCCGTTCAACACCGCGTACGCCGCTTCACTCGGACTGCGTGGGCACATCACCCGTTTGCACTCCTTGAACGAACTCGAGAAGTACATCGCGCGCGGCATCCCGGTGATCACGTCGCAGTCGTTCAAGGCCGAGGAACTCGACGGCGCGGGCTACGGCACCGCCGGGCACATCATGGTCGTCGTCGGCTTCACCAAGGACGGTGACGTGATCGCGAACGACCCGGCGGCGAGCAGCAACGACCGGGTCCGGAATGTCTACAAGCGACACCAGTTCGAAACGATTTGGCAGCGCACCAAGCGGTACAACACGAATGGCGGCGTTTCCAGTGGTCCGGGCGGCGTCGCTTACATCATCACGCCTGGGCACTGA
- a CDS encoding PaaI family thioesterase, whose product MIDAEGTALFHRTMPLTERLGIEVLEHSPAAVRARIAWDETLCTLGGVLHGGTLMALADATGAVCAFLNLPEGAQGTTTVESKTNFLRAVRSGHATATAKPLHAGRKLIVVETEIRDDEGKLVAKVTQTQAVL is encoded by the coding sequence ATGATCGACGCAGAAGGCACCGCGCTCTTCCACCGGACCATGCCGCTCACCGAGCGGCTCGGCATCGAGGTACTGGAGCATTCCCCCGCGGCCGTGCGCGCCCGGATCGCCTGGGACGAAACGCTCTGCACGCTCGGCGGCGTACTGCACGGCGGCACGCTGATGGCGCTCGCCGATGCCACGGGCGCGGTCTGCGCGTTCCTCAACCTGCCCGAGGGCGCCCAAGGCACGACCACCGTCGAGTCGAAGACGAACTTCCTGCGCGCGGTCCGGTCCGGTCACGCCACGGCCACCGCGAAGCCGCTGCACGCGGGCCGCAAGCTCATCGTGGTGGAAACCGAAATCCGCGACGACGAGGGCAAGCTGGTCGCGAAAGTGACACAGACGCAGGCCGTCTTGTAG
- a CDS encoding TIGR03767 family metallophosphoesterase, protein MSVISRRTFTAAGAAGVGLLLCTPTANALDRALARTASRAVRTAGTTLEAAAAPLTSGPGYTRLTAGPGWPLVIRGDLAAPKSGRDDRRRAMASFAQFTDLHFTDAESPARFEYLHPFVGSAHRPQETLGPVATTALVERVNSLKTGPFTGRAIDFMVTTGDNTDNHELIELEWFLKVLNGGTVNPTSGDPNVHEGVQTSGSSHYWNPGKTLDDAYTKKGFPQLPGLLGAASNTFTSPGLDVPWFCTFGNHDDSIVGTVPDLPGMDAWYTGRFKVIGKDETTSRKLAKAIGSGSGVPITELFGGSGTIREITPDERRRPFSTAEFVQHHLDSANTGPGPVGHGFSGNNADGRNVYYTFRIAPGITGISLDTTTMAGLADGSIGLGQFTWVENTLKRNSSTYYDFFGRKVTQNVTDELFILFSHHTSDTMGNVLPDARHPLEIRLNGDTFVSLLHRFPNVLAWVNGHTHHNKITPHAGKTAKQGFWEINTASHIDFPQHARIIEVADNADGTLSLFTTLIEAEAPYEASYSDTSTQALASLYREFSYNDIHASLGAVGTAQDQNTELLLPHPLA, encoded by the coding sequence ATGTCCGTCATCTCCAGGCGCACCTTCACCGCGGCGGGCGCCGCCGGCGTCGGCCTGCTGCTGTGCACACCGACCGCCAACGCGCTCGACCGCGCGCTCGCGCGTACCGCGTCCCGCGCGGTCCGCACCGCGGGCACCACACTGGAAGCCGCGGCGGCCCCGTTGACCAGCGGTCCCGGCTACACGCGGCTGACCGCGGGCCCCGGCTGGCCGCTCGTGATCCGCGGCGATCTCGCCGCGCCGAAGTCCGGCCGCGACGACCGGCGCCGCGCGATGGCGTCCTTCGCGCAGTTCACCGACCTGCACTTCACCGACGCCGAAAGCCCGGCGCGGTTCGAGTACCTGCACCCGTTCGTCGGCTCGGCGCACCGGCCGCAGGAGACTCTCGGCCCGGTCGCCACGACGGCGCTCGTGGAGCGGGTGAACAGCCTGAAGACGGGCCCGTTCACGGGGCGGGCGATCGACTTCATGGTCACGACCGGCGACAACACGGACAACCACGAGCTGATCGAGCTCGAATGGTTCCTCAAGGTGCTCAACGGCGGCACGGTGAACCCGACCTCGGGCGACCCGAACGTGCACGAAGGCGTCCAGACGTCCGGGTCCTCGCACTACTGGAACCCCGGCAAGACGCTGGACGACGCGTACACGAAGAAGGGTTTCCCGCAGCTGCCCGGCCTACTCGGCGCGGCGTCGAACACCTTCACCTCGCCTGGTCTCGACGTCCCGTGGTTCTGCACCTTCGGCAACCACGACGACAGCATCGTCGGCACGGTGCCGGATCTGCCGGGGATGGACGCCTGGTACACCGGCCGCTTCAAGGTGATCGGCAAGGACGAGACGACGTCGCGGAAGCTCGCGAAGGCGATCGGGTCCGGCTCGGGCGTGCCGATCACGGAGCTGTTCGGCGGTTCCGGCACGATCCGCGAAATCACCCCGGACGAGCGACGGCGGCCGTTCAGCACCGCGGAGTTCGTCCAGCACCACCTCGACTCCGCCAACACCGGCCCCGGCCCGGTGGGCCACGGGTTCAGCGGGAACAACGCCGACGGGCGGAACGTGTACTACACCTTCCGCATCGCGCCGGGGATCACCGGCATCAGCCTCGACACCACGACGATGGCCGGGCTGGCCGACGGATCGATCGGGCTCGGGCAGTTCACCTGGGTGGAGAACACGCTCAAGCGCAACAGTTCGACGTACTACGACTTCTTCGGGCGCAAGGTCACGCAGAACGTGACGGACGAGCTGTTCATCCTGTTCAGCCACCACACCAGCGACACCATGGGCAACGTGCTGCCGGACGCGCGGCATCCGCTGGAGATCCGGCTCAACGGCGACACGTTCGTCTCGCTGCTGCACCGATTCCCGAACGTGCTGGCGTGGGTCAACGGGCACACGCACCACAACAAGATCACCCCGCACGCAGGCAAGACCGCGAAGCAGGGCTTCTGGGAGATCAACACCGCTTCGCACATCGACTTCCCGCAGCACGCGCGGATCATCGAGGTCGCCGACAACGCGGACGGCACGTTGTCGCTGTTCACGACGCTGATCGAGGCGGAAGCGCCGTACGAGGCGTCGTACTCGGACACCTCGACGCAAGCGCTTGCGTCGCTGTACCGGGAGTTCTCGTACAACGACATCCACGCCTCACTGGGCGCGGTCGGCACCGCTCAAGACCAGAACACGGAACTCCTGCTGCCCCACCCGCTCGCCTGA
- a CDS encoding TetR/AcrR family transcriptional regulator C-terminal domain-containing protein: MARKGSLDLAKITEAAVELLDDAGLAELTTRRLAAKLGVSSPTLYWHVKDKAELLDLVAEAICADAFEIDGSLPWRDQLASGLRQFRALLLRHRDSAALLRERPPTGPHRLGHIETTARILLEAGFSEEDTAGISRLLTAHVLASVETLPARKPDEGFLARLEAYPHVGRLGPAFARQSGEELFELGVEVILDGLAARL, encoded by the coding sequence GTGGCACGCAAAGGCTCACTCGACCTCGCCAAGATCACCGAGGCGGCCGTCGAACTGCTCGACGACGCCGGCCTCGCGGAGCTGACGACCCGGCGGCTGGCGGCGAAGCTCGGCGTCAGCTCACCGACGCTGTACTGGCACGTGAAGGACAAGGCCGAGCTGCTGGATCTCGTCGCCGAGGCGATCTGCGCCGACGCCTTCGAGATCGATGGATCGCTGCCGTGGCGCGATCAGCTCGCGAGCGGGCTCCGCCAGTTCCGCGCCCTGCTGCTGCGTCACCGGGACTCGGCCGCGCTGCTGCGCGAACGGCCGCCGACCGGGCCGCACCGGCTGGGCCATATCGAGACGACCGCGCGGATCCTGCTGGAGGCGGGCTTCTCCGAAGAGGACACCGCCGGGATTTCGCGCCTGCTCACGGCGCACGTACTCGCGTCGGTCGAGACGCTCCCCGCGCGGAAGCCGGACGAAGGGTTCCTCGCGCGGCTTGAGGCCTATCCGCATGTGGGCAGGTTGGGGCCGGCTTTCGCGCGGCAGAGCGGCGAAGAGCTGTTCGAGCTGGGTGTCGAGGTGATCCTCGACGGGCTCGCTGCCCGGCTGTAG
- a CDS encoding ABC transporter substrate-binding protein — protein sequence MRKTSRRTFLALAGTTVLSACGSNTVQTGNAPPSTAYSAGVTRPKPKPVDLTQWYHPYPEAGVQEAVTRYAAAYQKSKVAVQWNPDDYETKLNAALQAGPVPDVFEGQVTVERVRQNLLVPLDDVIGPVRGDFNPSVLAAQTVDGKTYGIPQALDTQVLFYRKSFLQEAGVQPPQTLDELVDAAKKLSKDGVKGLFAGNDAGAAALAGPLLWSAGLDYVKDGKSVGFDDPRTATAFAKLHELNGSLLLGAATDWPDPLPFIDGITAMQWTWLWNLPKIQDTLKDDFGVLAFPRLDAAGAPSVPVGGLSAMVHTKSLNPNAAKDFVKWLWLERVDFQQEFATKFGFHLPARLSVLDKVTSAGDAAKLVKENGRTAGPLWTPAANTALVDALGRIARDGADPATETKAAVEAVKAELGRLSA from the coding sequence GTGCGTAAGACAAGCAGGCGGACGTTCCTGGCGCTGGCGGGGACGACGGTGCTCTCCGCCTGCGGGTCCAATACCGTCCAAACAGGAAACGCGCCACCCTCGACGGCCTACTCCGCCGGAGTGACCAGGCCGAAACCGAAACCGGTGGATCTCACGCAGTGGTATCACCCGTATCCCGAGGCGGGCGTCCAGGAAGCCGTCACGCGCTACGCGGCGGCGTACCAGAAGTCCAAGGTCGCGGTGCAATGGAATCCCGACGACTACGAAACGAAACTCAACGCCGCGCTGCAGGCGGGCCCGGTCCCGGACGTCTTCGAAGGCCAGGTCACCGTCGAGCGGGTCCGGCAGAACCTCCTCGTCCCGCTCGACGACGTCATCGGGCCAGTGCGCGGGGACTTCAACCCCTCGGTGCTCGCGGCACAGACCGTCGACGGCAAGACTTACGGCATTCCTCAAGCGCTGGACACGCAAGTCCTCTTCTACCGCAAGAGTTTCCTGCAGGAGGCCGGGGTTCAGCCGCCTCAGACGCTGGACGAACTCGTCGACGCCGCGAAGAAACTGTCCAAGGACGGCGTCAAAGGCCTCTTCGCCGGCAACGACGCGGGCGCGGCGGCGCTCGCCGGGCCGCTGCTGTGGTCGGCGGGGCTCGACTACGTCAAGGACGGGAAATCCGTCGGCTTCGATGATCCGCGTACCGCCACGGCGTTCGCGAAACTCCACGAGCTCAACGGTTCGCTGCTGCTGGGCGCCGCGACGGACTGGCCGGATCCGCTCCCGTTCATCGACGGGATCACCGCGATGCAGTGGACCTGGCTGTGGAACCTGCCGAAGATCCAGGACACCTTGAAAGACGACTTCGGTGTCCTGGCCTTCCCACGGCTCGACGCGGCGGGCGCGCCGTCCGTGCCGGTCGGCGGACTGAGCGCGATGGTGCACACCAAGAGCCTGAACCCCAACGCCGCCAAGGATTTCGTCAAATGGCTGTGGCTTGAGCGCGTCGACTTCCAGCAGGAGTTCGCCACCAAGTTCGGTTTCCATCTGCCCGCGCGGCTGAGCGTGCTCGACAAGGTCACCTCGGCGGGCGACGCCGCGAAGCTGGTCAAGGAGAACGGGCGCACCGCCGGTCCACTGTGGACACCGGCGGCGAACACCGCGCTCGTCGACGCGCTGGGCCGGATCGCCCGCGACGGCGCCGACCCGGCCACCGAGACGAAGGCCGCCGTCGAGGCCGTCAAAGCCGAACTGGGTCGCCTTTCCGCCTGA
- a CDS encoding long-chain fatty acid--CoA ligase: protein MLSTMQDGQLSLGRLLRHGTTVHSESEVITWTGSEARRETYGELGKHAAKLANALRSLGITGDQRVGTFMWNNAEHMAAYLAIPAMGAVLHTLNIRLFPEQLVFVANHAEDQVVIVDGTLVPLLAKQLPELKTVRHVIVANGDASTLPAPDGVQVHSYDELLAGQPDTFDWPEVDERSAAAMCYTSGTTGDPKGVAYSHRSIWLHSMQVTMTDSMRLAQHDKALAIVPMFHAMAWGMPYAALMVGASLLMPDRFLQPAPIAQMLDAEKPTFAGAVPTIWQGLLSHLDANPQDISHLREVVVGGSAAPPSLMHAFEDRYNVPILHAWGMTETSPLGSVARPPVSATGEKAWDYRYTQGRFPASVSARLIGDNGEELPWDNESVGELEVQGPWIAASYYGGKAGDEPDPEKFHDGWLRTGDVGKISPDGYLTLTDRAKDVIKSGGEWISSVDLENQVMAHPAVAEAAVVGIPDEKWDERPLVAVVLKEGQSVTAEELREFLSDKVAKWQLPENWTFVDEVPKTSVGKFDKKRLRAFHSEGKLDVSQL, encoded by the coding sequence ATGTTGAGCACGATGCAGGACGGGCAGCTGTCACTGGGCAGGCTGCTCCGCCACGGCACCACGGTGCACTCCGAGAGCGAAGTCATCACCTGGACCGGTTCAGAAGCCCGCCGCGAGACCTACGGCGAACTCGGCAAGCACGCCGCGAAGCTCGCGAACGCGCTCCGGAGCCTCGGCATCACCGGCGACCAGCGCGTCGGCACCTTCATGTGGAACAACGCCGAGCACATGGCCGCGTACCTGGCCATCCCGGCGATGGGCGCGGTGCTGCACACGCTGAACATCCGGCTGTTCCCCGAGCAGCTCGTCTTCGTCGCCAACCACGCCGAAGACCAGGTCGTCATCGTCGACGGCACGCTCGTCCCGCTGCTGGCCAAGCAGTTGCCCGAGCTGAAGACCGTGCGTCACGTCATCGTGGCCAACGGCGACGCCTCCACCCTCCCGGCGCCCGACGGCGTCCAGGTGCACTCCTACGACGAACTGCTGGCCGGCCAGCCGGACACCTTCGACTGGCCCGAGGTGGACGAGCGGTCGGCCGCCGCGATGTGTTACACGTCGGGCACCACGGGTGACCCGAAGGGCGTCGCGTACTCCCACCGGTCGATCTGGCTGCACTCGATGCAGGTCACGATGACCGACAGCATGCGGCTGGCCCAGCACGACAAGGCGCTCGCGATCGTCCCGATGTTCCACGCGATGGCGTGGGGCATGCCGTACGCGGCCTTGATGGTCGGCGCCTCGCTGCTGATGCCGGACCGCTTCCTCCAGCCGGCGCCGATCGCCCAGATGCTCGACGCGGAGAAGCCGACCTTCGCCGGGGCCGTCCCGACCATCTGGCAGGGCCTGCTCTCCCACCTCGACGCGAACCCGCAGGACATCTCGCATCTGCGCGAGGTCGTCGTCGGCGGATCGGCGGCGCCCCCGTCGCTGATGCACGCTTTCGAAGACCGCTACAACGTGCCGATCCTGCACGCCTGGGGCATGACCGAGACGTCGCCGCTGGGCAGCGTCGCGCGTCCGCCCGTCTCCGCGACCGGCGAGAAGGCGTGGGACTACCGCTACACCCAAGGCCGCTTCCCGGCGTCCGTCAGCGCCAGGCTGATCGGCGACAACGGCGAGGAACTGCCGTGGGACAACGAAAGCGTCGGCGAGCTCGAAGTTCAGGGCCCATGGATCGCGGCGTCGTACTACGGCGGCAAGGCCGGTGACGAGCCCGACCCTGAGAAGTTCCACGACGGCTGGCTGCGCACCGGCGACGTCGGCAAGATCAGCCCCGACGGCTACCTGACGCTGACCGACCGCGCGAAGGACGTCATCAAGTCCGGCGGCGAATGGATCTCGTCGGTCGACCTGGAGAACCAGGTGATGGCGCATCCCGCGGTGGCCGAGGCGGCCGTGGTCGGCATCCCCGACGAGAAGTGGGACGAGCGCCCGCTGGTCGCCGTCGTGCTCAAGGAGGGCCAGAGCGTCACTGCCGAAGAGCTGCGCGAGTTCCTGTCCGACAAGGTCGCGAAGTGGCAGCTTCCGGAGAATTGGACCTTTGTGGACGAAGTCCCGAAGACCAGTGTCGGCAAGTTCGACAAGAAGCGGCTGCGGGCGTTCCACTCCGAAGGCAAACTCGACGTCAGTCAGCTCTAA
- the mihF gene encoding integration host factor, actinobacterial type, whose amino-acid sequence MALPTLTPEQRADALAKAAEARKARSELLASIKSGKESIDKVLKQAKENKTIGKTKVTQLLKAVPGLGAVKVAALLEQAGIDPDRRAAGLGERQREALLEALK is encoded by the coding sequence TTGGCTCTGCCCACGTTGACTCCGGAGCAGCGCGCCGATGCCCTCGCCAAGGCGGCTGAGGCTCGCAAAGCGCGCTCCGAGCTGCTTGCGTCGATCAAGTCCGGCAAGGAGAGCATCGACAAGGTGCTCAAGCAGGCCAAGGAGAACAAGACCATCGGCAAGACGAAGGTCACGCAGCTGCTGAAGGCCGTGCCCGGCCTGGGCGCGGTCAAGGTCGCCGCCCTGCTGGAGCAGGCCGGCATCGACCCCGACCGGCGTGCCGCCGGCCTGGGCGAGCGGCAGCGCGAGGCTCTTCTCGAGGCGCTGAAGTAA
- a CDS encoding isochorismate synthase, with protein sequence MTTSTAPATPADLAARYERGDFLLATARHALLASGAVATATDTEPSRLSGALPGLFTDSGASVAVGVLPFDTSDTTSTPGHLVLPRAVHRASSDHAAVPPRTSLPRPVKVTSVPEPEAHLAAVRAAVAALSDRDLRKVVLARALDLDFDEAVPVAEVVRNLANGNPRHTTYAVQLPDGRTLVGATPELLLSRTGGAVVSRPHAGSMPRSADPAIDKANGEALLASEKDHVEHAVVVESVVEILRPFCRTLDVRGPELVSTPAIWHLSTTVTGELIDQDVTALDLAAALHPTPAICGTPTDAARSLVQELEPFDRAYYAGAVGWVDAAGDGEWAVGIRCAEIADTSMRLYAGGGIVPASDPRTELDETSAKFRTLLAAMGLEI encoded by the coding sequence GTGACGACCAGTACCGCACCGGCGACCCCGGCAGACCTGGCCGCCCGCTACGAGCGGGGCGACTTCCTCCTGGCCACGGCACGGCACGCGCTCCTCGCGAGCGGGGCCGTGGCCACCGCGACCGACACCGAGCCGTCGCGGCTGTCCGGGGCGCTCCCCGGCCTGTTCACCGACTCGGGTGCTTCGGTCGCGGTCGGTGTGCTGCCCTTCGACACCAGTGACACCACGTCGACACCGGGGCATCTGGTGCTCCCGCGCGCGGTCCACCGCGCGTCGTCCGACCATGCGGCCGTCCCGCCGCGCACCTCGCTTCCGCGGCCGGTCAAGGTCACTTCCGTGCCCGAGCCGGAGGCTCATCTGGCCGCCGTCCGCGCGGCCGTCGCGGCGCTGAGCGACCGTGACCTGCGCAAAGTCGTCCTGGCCCGCGCTCTCGATCTCGACTTCGACGAGGCCGTCCCGGTCGCCGAAGTCGTCCGGAACCTGGCGAACGGGAACCCCCGGCACACCACGTACGCCGTGCAGCTGCCCGACGGGCGCACGCTGGTCGGCGCGACCCCCGAACTCCTGCTCTCCCGCACCGGCGGTGCCGTCGTGTCCCGGCCGCATGCCGGGTCGATGCCCCGGTCGGCGGACCCGGCGATCGACAAGGCGAACGGTGAGGCGTTGCTGGCGTCCGAAAAGGACCACGTCGAGCACGCCGTCGTGGTGGAGTCCGTCGTCGAGATCCTGCGGCCGTTCTGCCGCACGCTCGACGTTCGCGGCCCCGAGCTGGTCTCGACGCCGGCGATCTGGCATCTGTCGACGACGGTCACCGGCGAGCTGATCGACCAGGACGTCACCGCGCTGGACCTCGCCGCCGCGTTGCATCCGACGCCCGCGATCTGCGGCACGCCGACCGATGCCGCCCGCTCGCTGGTCCAGGAGCTGGAGCCGTTCGACCGCGCGTACTACGCGGGCGCCGTCGGCTGGGTCGACGCGGCGGGGGACGGCGAGTGGGCCGTCGGGATCCGGTGCGCCGAGATCGCCGACACCTCGATGCGGCTGTACGCCGGTGGCGGCATCGTGCCCGCCTCCGACCCGAGGACCGAACTCGACGAGACCTCGGCGAAGTTCCGCACCCTGCTGGCCGCGATGGGCCTGGAGATCTGA